The Centroberyx gerrardi isolate f3 chromosome 19, fCenGer3.hap1.cur.20231027, whole genome shotgun sequence genome has a segment encoding these proteins:
- the ptp4a2b gene encoding protein tyrosine phosphatase type IVA 2 — MGRLANMNRPAAVEIAYECMRFLITHNPTNATLNKFTEELKKFEVNTLVRVCDATYDKAPVEKEGIQVLDWPFDDGAPPPTQIVDDWLNLLKTKFREEPGCCIAVHCVAGLGRAPVLVALALIESGMKYEDAVQFIRQKRRGAFNSKQLLYLEKYRPKMRLRFKDANGHNCCVQ, encoded by the exons ATGGG CCGTCTCGCCAACATGAACCGCCCCGCTGCAGTCGAGATTGCCTACGAGTGCATGAGGTTCCTCATCACCCACAACCCCACCAATGCCACGCTCAACAAGTTCACTGAG GAGCTGAAAAAGTTTGAGGTGAACACGCTGGTGAGAGTTTGTGATGCCACCTATGATAAGGCTCCAGTGGAGAAGGAGGGGATACAGGTCCTG GACTGGCCCTTTGACGATGGCGCCCCACCTCCCACCCAGATTGTGGACGACTGGCTCAACCTGCTGAAGACCAAGTTCCGCGAGGAACCCGGCTGCTGCATCGCTGTGCACTGTGTGGCGGGGCTTGGCCG AGCTCCAGTCTTGGTGGCCTTAGCCCTCATTGAGAGTGGGATGAAGTATGAGGATGCGGTGCAGTTCATAAGGCA GAAGAGACGTGGAGCCTTCAACTCCAAACAGCTTCTTTACCTCGAGAAATACAGACCCAAAATGCGTCTGCGGTTCAAGGATGCCAACGGCCACAACTGCTGTGTGCAGTAG